In a single window of the Populus alba chromosome 16, ASM523922v2, whole genome shotgun sequence genome:
- the LOC118050141 gene encoding dirigent protein 22, producing the protein MAKTSRNATSSFVFLFDIIILFSLTLVTAKSDSFSGHLSPKKLGLKREKLSHLHFYFHDIVGGRNPTAVPVVRAPITKKSFSSFGLVTMMDDPLTVKPEIDSKLVGRAQGIYASASQSELSLLMALNFVFTEGKYNGSTLSILGRNNVFSGIREMPIVGGSGLFRFARGYAQASTHEIDFKTGNAIVEYNVYVFHY; encoded by the coding sequence ATGGCCAAAACCTCCAGAAATGCCACTAGTTCCTTCGTTTTTCTCTTCGACATTATCATTCTCTTCTCCTTGACCCTTGTTACAGCAAAGTCTGACAGTTTCTCAGGACACTTGTCTCCTAAAAAATTAGGCCTCAAACGAGAGAAACTAAGCCACCTTCACTTCTACTTCCATGACATCGTCGGTGGAAGAAACCCAACTGCAGTTCCAGTTGTCCGAGCACCCATTACTAAGAAATCCTTCTCATCATTTGGGCTGGTCACAATGATGGATGACCCTTTGACCGTAAAGCCCGAGATCGACTCAAAGCTTGTAGGAAGAGCACAGGGGATTTATGCATCGGCATCGCAAAGTGAACTTAGTTTACTGATGGCATTGAACTTTGTTTTCACAGAAGGGAAGTATAATGGGAGCACCCTTAGCATTCTGGGGCGAAACAATGTGTTTTCCGGCATCAGAGAGATGCCTATTGTTGGCGGAAGTGGGCTTTTCAGGTTTGCAAGAGGCTATGCTCAGGCAAGTACTCATGAGATTGACTTCAAAACTGGTAATGCTATTGTGGAGTATAATGTTTATGTCTTCCATTATTGA
- the LOC118050131 gene encoding dirigent protein 22, which produces MAKILQNLASSFLILSIALSFLIVANAKPQRFTKYLSPATLGLKKEKLSHLHFYFHDIVSGKNPTAVRIARADMTNTSSTGFGMVAMIDDPLTMTPELSSKLVGRAQGIYASASQNDIGLLMTMNFVFMEGKYNGSTLSVLGRNSVFSTVREMPIVGGSGLFRFARGYAQASTHKFDRSTGDAVVEYNVYVFHY; this is translated from the coding sequence ATGGCCAAAATCCTCCAAAACCTCGCTTCCAGCTTCCTCATTCTCTCAATAGCTCTCTCATTCTTGATCGTTGCCAATGCAAAACCTCAACGTTTCACTAAGTACTTGTCACCCGCAACGCTAGGCCTCAAGAAAGAGAAACTAAGCCACCTTCACTTCTATTTCCATGACATAGTCAGTGGAAAAAATCCAACCGCGGTCCGAATAGCCCGTGCAGACATGACAAACACATCTTCAACAGGATTTGGAATGGTGGCGATGATTGATGACCCCTTGACCATGACGCCTGAACTCAGCTCCAAGCTTGTAGGAAGAGCACAAGGGATTTATGCATCAGCTTCTCAAAATGATATTGGTTTGTTAATGactatgaattttgttttcatggaAGGGAAGTACAACGGAAGCACTCTCAGTGTTTTGGGACGTAATAGTGTGTTCTCCACCGTGAGAGAGATGCCGATTGTCGGTGGAAGTGGCCTTTTCCGGTTTGCACGGGGCTATGCTCAGGCCAGTACTCACAAGTTTGATCGTTCAACCGGTGATGCTGTTGTGGAGTACAATGTCTATGTCTTTCATTATTAA